CAGTCTTTATTGGTGGGGGAACGCCTTCGTTATTATCTGTAGGTCAAATCGCCAGAATCTTACAAGCTCTAGATAAACACTTAGGTATTACAAAAGATGCGGAAATTTCCCTAGAAATCGATCCAGGGACATTTGATAAGTCAAAACTACAAGGTTATATATCTCTGGGAATCAATCGCTTCAGTATGGGTGTCCAAGCTTTCCAAGATAACTTACTCAAGTTATGCGGGCGATCGCATACTGTTAGTGATATTTGGGATGCTGTCAAGCTAATTAACCAAGTCGGAATAGATAACTGGAGTCTAGATTTAATTTCTGGATTACCAACCCAAACCCTACAACAGTGGCAATATTCCCTAGAAAAAACGGTAGAGATTGCCCCAACTCACATTTCTACCTACGATCTCATTGTTGAACCTTCTACAGTCTTTGCTCGCTATTATCAACCAGGTACAGCGCCTTTACCTGACGATACAACTACAGCAGCAATGTACCAGCTAGCACAGCAAATACTGACCAATAATGGCTACCAGCACTACGAAATTTCCAACTATGCTCAAATTGGTTATCAATGCCAACATAATCGCACTTATTGGGAAAACCGCCCCTATTACGGCTTTGGAATGGGTGCAGCTAGCTATATG
The genomic region above belongs to Merismopedia glauca CCAP 1448/3 and contains:
- the hemW gene encoding radical SAM family heme chaperone HemW, with amino-acid sequence MVISSNLTIPTAAYIHVPFCRRRCFYCDFAVFTLGDRLSGDNSGTVNQYLDYLLKEIAIAPKFGSSLSTVFIGGGTPSLLSVGQIARILQALDKHLGITKDAEISLEIDPGTFDKSKLQGYISLGINRFSMGVQAFQDNLLKLCGRSHTVSDIWDAVKLINQVGIDNWSLDLISGLPTQTLQQWQYSLEKTVEIAPTHISTYDLIVEPSTVFARYYQPGTAPLPDDTTTAAMYQLAQQILTNNGYQHYEISNYAQIGYQCQHNRTYWENRPYYGFGMGAASYMHQQRFTRPRKTREYYQWVENLVLQKGAIDCPLVSLEESLLDKIMLGLRLAEGINLTEIATEFGRDRVDAISSCLEPYIQQGWVSISVEPASNGECDRLRLTDPQGFLFSNTVLAQIFSQLETE